CGGTGCGCAGAACATGCGTGAACTGATCAAGCAAATGGGCGCGACCCATGCTGCGGTTGCGGATCAACTGGCCGACCCGGCCAGCGCCATCCTCGACATTGATCGTCGTGTGGCCGAAGCCATGCGCAGCGATGCCTACCCGACCGAAAACTTCGGCGTGCCACTGGCTGGCAGCTTGATCCCGTGGATCGACAAAGAGCTGCCAAACGGTCAAAGCCGCGAAGAGTGGAAGGCCCAGGCCGAAACCAACAAGATCCTGGGTCGCTTCAAGAACCCGGTTCCTGTGGATGGTATCTGCGTGCGTATCGGTGCGATGCGTTGCCACAGCCAGGCGTTGACCATCAAGCTGAACAAAGATGTGCCGATTGCGGATATCGAAGGCCTGATCAGCCAGCACAACCCTTGGGTCAAGCTGGTGCCGAATCAGCGTGAAGCCAGCATTCAAGAGCTGAGCCCGACCAGGGTGACAGGCACCCTGAATGTGCCGGTTGGCCGTCTGCGCAAGCTGAACATGGGTTCGCAGTTCCTTGGTGCGTTCACCGTGGGCGACCAGTTGTTGTGGGGTGCGGCTGAGCCGTTGCGCCGCATGCTGCGGATCTTGCTGGAGCGTTAATTCGCCCCTGGCAACACCCAAGCCCGCATCTCGAAAGAGGCGCGGGCTTTTTGTTGGATTATCAGGTGGCTATAAACCGTAGCGTTGTCATCATCCATCAAATAGGTCGGTTGCGTTGCCTGTCGCAGTTGCGCCCGGTACAGTGCCGCTCCCCACGTTTCGCCTGAGGTAGACACATGAACCAGTCCTTCGATATCGCCGTTGTTGGCGCCACCGGCACTGTCGGCGAAACCATCGTACAGATCCTGGAAGAGCGCAATTTCCCGATAGCGGACTTGCACCTGCTGGCAAGCAGCGAGTCAGTCGGGCATTCGGTGCCTTTTCGAGGCAAAAACGTAAGAGTGCGTGAAGTCGACGAGTTCGATTTCAGCAAAGTACAGCTTGCATTCTTTGCTGCTGGTCCCGCCGTTACCCTGAGCTTTGCCGCCAAGGCTCGCGCCGCCGGTTGCATGATCGTGGACTTGTCCGGAGCCTTGCCTTCGGCCCAGGCGCCGCAGGTGGTGCCCGAGGCCAATGCACAGGCATTGAGCGGTTTGTCGCAGCCGGTGCAGGTCAGCAGCCCAAGCCCTTCGGCGACAGCCCTTGCGGTGGCACTGGCCCCCTTGCGCGGTTTGCTCCAGATCGAGCAGCTCAATGTGACCGCGTGCCTGGCGGTGTCTACCCAGGGGCGCGAAGCGGTTGCCGAGCTGGCACGCCAAACCACGGCACTGCTGAATCTGCACCCGCTGGAAACCAGCTTCTTTGATCGCCAGGTGGCGTTCAACGCGCTGGCCCAGGTCGGCAAGCCGGACGCCCAGGGGCATGTGCCGCTCGAAAAGCGCCTGGTGACCGAACTGCGTGAAGTGCTGGGCATGCCCGCGCTGAAAATGTCGGTCACTTGCATTCAAGTGCCGGTATTTTTTGGCGATAGCTTTAGTGTGTCGCTGCAGTTGGCCGGGCCGGTGGATCTGAAGGCGGTCAATGCGGCACTTGAAGCCGGGGACTGCATCGAACTTGTCGAAGATGGCGACTATCCTACAGCTGTAGGGGATGCAGTCGGGCAGGACGTGGTGTATGTCGGACGCGTGCGTCACGGTGTGGACGACACATCGCAGCTCAACCTGTGGCTGACTTCGGACAACGTGCGCAAGGGCGCTGCGCTGAACGCCGTGCAGTTGGCTGAGTTGTTGATAAAAGACCTGCTGTAAAAGATACTTGGCGCCAATTTGTAGCAGGTTGTCACAGAGGACCAGCGGCGGTCGTCGCAGTTAAGCTGCTGTCAGGGCTTGCAGGTGTAACGGGGCAGTGTGCCGGGTAAAAGCCCCGGGCCTGCCTTCAGGCAGCAGCTATACAGGCCTCGTGGGACGAGTTCTGTACCAATAAGGAAGAGGCTATGGTTCAGGTTCGCAAATTAGTGTTAGCAATCGCCGCCGCTTCGGCGCTGTCATCCGGTATGGCACAGGCGCTTGGGCTCGGGGAGCTGACCCTCAAGTCGACCCTGAATCAGCCGTTGCTGGCCGAAATCGAGTTGCTGGACGTGAAGGATCTGACGGCTGCGCAAGTGGTGCCGAGCCTGGCCCCGGCCCAGGACTTCAGCAACGAGGGCGTGCCACGGCCGGCCTTTCTGGAGGATCTGCGCTTTACCCCGGTGATTAACGCCGACGGCAAGAGCGTGCTGCGCGTTACCTCCAGCCAGCCGTTGTCCGAGCCTTTCGTAAAATTCCTGGTGCAAGTGATGTGGCCAAATGGCCGCTTGCTGCGCGACTACAGCGTTCTGCTCGACCCTGCAAAGTTCTCGCCCCAGACCGCAGCCGCTGCTGCATCGGCACCCGCTTCTGCATCTGCCGAGCCTGGGCAATACACCACCACGGCCCGCGACACCCTGTGGGAAATTGCCGCCAAGGCGCGCAATGGTGGCTCGGTCCAGCAGACCATGCTGGCGATTCAGGCTCTGAACCCAGATGCCTTTATCAACGGCAATATCAACCGTCTTAAAACCGGCCAGGTGCTGCGTTTGCCGGATGCCACGCAAAGCGTGCAGTTGGCTCAGGCCAAGGCCGTCAACGAAGTTGCTTCGCAAAATGCCGACTGGCGTAACGGCCGTCGCACGGTGCCACTGGCCCAGCAACTGGACGCAACCGGTCGCCAGCCGGCGCGGCCCCCTGTTGCCAAAACGCCAACCCGGGACGGTCTGAGCCTGGTGTCGGGGCAGGCGGGTAAAGCCGCGGGCAAGGGAAATGCCGGGGATGCCAGCCAGGTCAATGACAAGCTGGCGGTGGCCCAGGAAGGGCTGGACAGCACTCGCCGTGAAAACGTCGAACTGCAAAGCCGCATGCAAGACTTGCAAAGCCAGCTGGACAAACTGCAACGCCTGATTGATTTGAAAAACAATCAACTGGCCAGGCTTGAGGCTGGAAGCGAGGCGCCTGTGGACCCGGCCGTTGCCATAGCGGCCGCCCCCGGGGTGCAGCCGGCGGACTCGCCGGAAGCCGATATTGCGCCGGCACTCGAGGGCGTACCTGCGACGGCGGTCGCGCCAGCGCCGGTTGAAAGCACTGCGGCACCGAGCGTCGAGCGTAAAATTCAGGACCTGTTGGGTAGCCCGCTGTTGCTCGGGCTGGTCGGTGGCGCAGCGGTTTTGATGCTGCTCTTGCTATTGCTGCTGGTTCGCCGGCGCAAAGCCCTGCTGGCCTCTCAGCGGCATGAGCGCATGGCGCGGGATCTCGAAGAAGAGTCCGGCTTTGCGATGGATCTGGACATGCCGCCAAGCAGCTTCGAAGGGCTGGAAACCCCTTCGCGCAGCGTCACACTTGAGCCGGCACCTGCATCTGTCGTTCACACCGTCGCTCCCGTAGCGGCGCCCGTGTCGTTGAGCAAGCCCAGGCCCGCAGCAGATGTGCAGGCTGAGGCTCAGCACTTGATCGAGCAGCGCCAGTTGCGCGAAGCCGAAGCGTTGCTCAGGGCATCGATCGATCAGGCCCCGGACCGCTGTGACCTGCGCCTCAGGCTGATGGAAGTCTATGGCGAGCTGGGCGAGCGGGAAGCCTTTGTCGCGCAAGAGCGTCAGCTGGTCGCCAATGGCAAAAACCACACCGAAGTCGAGCAGCTTAAGAAGCAATACCCGGCCATGTTGGCGGGGGCGGCGGGCATCGCCACCGCCGCAGTGGCCACGCAGCTGCAAGCGCAGTTCGTCCAGGAAATGATGCGTGACGACCGCGAGGTAGAGCCGGAACCCGAAACTGCACCTCCCGTTGAAGCCTTTGATCACGATTTCGACCTGAGCCTTGACGAACTGGAAGCGGCCTCGCCTGCCGAAGTTCCGTCGCAGCCAGTCCTCGACAAGCCTGCAGCGGACAGCTTTGAAGCGGTGCTTGAGCAGCAGGCGCAGGTCCAGTCTGCCCATGAAGACGTGACGGATTTTGATCTGGACCTGCCGGCGGATTTCGATCTGTCCCTGGCGGACGAGAGCGCTCCGGCTCCGGCGGCACCGGACAGCTTTTCGCTTGAGCTGGACAAGGTCAATGCCGAGTTGCAGCGCCTGTCGCAAAGCATGGAAGAGTCGTCCCTGGCGCAGCCTTTTGCCGATGACGAGCCTGAGTTCGACTTCCTTTCGGGTGCCGATGAAACGGCAACCAAACTCGATCTGGCCCAGGCGTATATCGACATGGGCGACGACGAGGGCGCGCGGGATATCCTGACCGAAGTGATGGAAGAGGGTAACCCGCAGCAGCAGGCCGAAGCCCTGGAAATGATTTCGCGTCTGACCTGAATCCACAGCCCTTCGTAGTCGCTGCCGAAGGCTGCGAAGGGGTGCGGAGCAAGCCGTTATTTGAAAGCCGGTTGCTCATCTTTCCAGTCTTCTGCAGCGATCACAGCCTTGTGCCTGCCTCAAGGTTCCAGTGGTTTTTGTTGCTCGCTCATCATTTGTTTCATGGCGTCTTGCCGGGCGCGCCCTATAATGGCCGCCTTTGCGTTTATGAGCAGGCTGTAAGTCCTTGGCAAATATAGATAACCCAGCCGCTGAAATGGCTGCCGACGGTTTTTCCCGAATCGCGCTAGGCGTGGAATACAAAGGCTCGCGCTACTGCGGCTGGCAGCGTCAGGCCAATGGTGTGCTGACGGTTCAGGAAACCCTGGAAAACGCCTTGTCAAAAGTCGCGGCCTCTCCGGTGTCATTGATGTGCGCCGGGCGTACCGATGCCGGTGTGCATGCCTGCGGACAAGTGGTGCACTTTGACACCCGGGCCGAACGCTCGCTGAAAGCCTGGGTGATGGGGGCTAATATCAATTTGCCCCACGACATCAGCGTCAGTTGGGCCAAGGTCATGCCGGCGCACTTTCATGCGCGCTTCAAGGCCATCGCCAGACGCTACCGCTATGTGATCTACAACGATCAGATCCGACCCGCGCACCTGAACCAGGAAGTGACCTGGAATCACCGCCCGCTGGACGTCGAGCGGATGGCCGAAGCGGCCCGTTACCTGCTGGGCGTGCATGACTTCAGTGCTTTTCGCGCCGGCCAGTGCCAGGCTAAATCCCCGATCAAGGAAATGCACCATCTGCGAGTGACGCGTCACGGGCAGATGATCGTGCTGGATATTCGTGCCAGTGCCTTTTTGCACCACATGGTGCGCAATATCGCCGGGGTGTTGATGACCATCGGCACGGGCGAGCGGCCTGTGGAGTGGATCAAGGAAGTGCTGGAAAGCCGTGAGCGTCGCTCCGGTGGCGTGACGGCGCATCCCTATGGCCTGTATCTGGTGCAAGTTGAGTATCGCGATGAGTTCCAATTGCCGGAACGTTACATCGGTCCACACTTCCTGACCGGTTTTACTGAACTGGACGGCTGACGCCCGGATAAGCATTTGTTACCATCCGGGGCTTTCACGTTCAGCCTTGGGGTGTAGTCGACATGTCAGCCGTTCGCAGCAAGATCTGCGGTATTACCTGCATAGATGATGCGCTGGCCGCAGTAGCCGCCGGGGCTGACGCCATTGGTTTTGTGTTTTATGCAAAAAGCCCGCGTGCCGTATCGGCGCAGCAGGCGCGAGCCATCATTGCGGCCTTGCCGCCTTTTGTGACCACGGTGGGGTTGTTCGTCAATGCCGGCGCCTGCGAGCTGAATGAAACGCTGGATGCCGTGCCGCTGGATTTGTTGCAGTTTCATGGTGATGAAACCCCCGAGCAGTGCGAGGGTTATCACCGGCCTTACATCAAGGCCTTGCGAGTGAAGGCCGGCGATGACATTGCCGGTGCCTGCAAGGCCTATGCAGGGGCCAGCGGTATTTTGCTCGATGCCTATGTTGAGGGCGTGCCGGGTGGAACCGGACAGGCCTTTGACTGGTCTTTGATACCACAGGGCCTGAGCAAGCCGATTATTCTGGCGGGTGGTCTGACGCCCGGGAACGTTGCCGATGCCATCGCGCAAGTGCGGCCTTATGCCGTCGATGTGAGTGGCGGGGTAGAAAAGAGCAAGGGCATCAAGGACCACGACAGGATTCGTGCCTTCATGCGAGCGGTACGCGCAACAAACTGATGCCCGATGTGACGGCTGGCAATCTGCCGCCGTCCATCCATACCGTCGTAAAAAAGCAGGCGGGCCCGGTAGTTTGACGGGCAGAAATTAAAGTGACAGCCGCTCTGGGGCGTGTTGTCGGGAAGGCTGAGGGTTTCAGGGGGTCGCTGGTTTGCCGTGTGCTGACCGCTCCCCTGGCAATCATCGCCACACACCTAATGAATTTAGCTCAAGGGCATACACGGGGCCTGAACCCAAGCGTTCTGGCCACCGGTACTGGAGAAAGAAAGCATGAGCAACTGGTTGGTAGACAAGCTGATTCCTTCGATCATGCGTTCCGAGGTCAAAAAGAGCTCGGTACCTGAAGGCCTGTGGCACAAATGCCCGTCTTGCGACGCTGTGCTTTATCGTCCGGAGCTTGAAAAGACCCTGGACGTTTGCCCCAAGTGTAATCACCACATGCGCATTGGTGCGCGTGCCCGCATCGATATCTTCCTGGATGCCGACGGCCGTGCCGAGCTGGGTGCAGACCTGGAACCGGTTGACCGTCTCAAGTTCCGCGACAGCAAAAAGTACAAGGATCGTCTGGTCGGTGCACAAAAGCAGACCGGCGAAAAAGACGCCCTGATTTCCATGAGCGGCACCCTGCTGGGCATGCCGGTGGTGGTGTCTGCGTTTGAGTTCTCCTTCATGGGTGGCTCGATGGGTGCCATTGTCGGCGAGCGTTTTGTCCGTGCTGCCAACTACGCCCTGGAAAACCGTTGCCCAATGATCTGCTTCGCTGCTTCTGGCGGTGCGCGGATGCAGGAAGCGCTGATTTCCCTGATGCAAATGGCCAAGACCTCTGCGGTACTGGCGCGTCTGCGTGAAGAAGGCATTCCGTTTATCTCGGTACTGACCGACCCGGTCTACGGTGGCGTTTCGGCCAGCCTGGCGATGCTTGGCGATGTGATCGTGGCTGAGCCAAAGGCGCTGATCGGCTTTGCCGGCCCGCGCGTAATCGAGCAGACCGTTCGCGAAAAATTGCCAGAAGGCTTCCAGCGCAGCGAATTTTTGCTGGAGCACGGTGCAATCGACCTGATCGTTGCGCGTCAGGAACTGCGTCCGCGTCTGGGCAGCCTGCTGGCCCAAATGATGGGCCTGCCGAAACCTGAATACGTTGCCCCGCCGGTCGTGGCGATTGTTGTTCCGCCGGTACCTGCAAACATATGACTCAGCGCACCCTTGGCGAGTGGCTCGCCTATCTTGAACAGCTGCATCCATCCGCCATTGACATGGGCCTGGATCGCGCGCGCGAGGTAACGAACCGCATGGGGCTGCAAAAGCCTGCGCCTCGGGTGGTGACGGTTACGGGCACCAATGGCAAGGGCTCGACCTGTGCGTTTGTGGCAGCGTTGCTGCAGGCGCAAGGGCTCAAGGTGGGGGTCTACAACTCTCCCCATCTGCTGCGCTATAACGAGCGCGTACAAATTGACGGTGTTGAAGTCTCTGACGAACAGCTTTGCGAGGCTTTCGTGGCCCTGGAAGCAGGGCGGGGCGAGACTTCCCTGACTTATTTTGAAATGGGCACGTTGGCGGCGTTCTGGTTGTTCGAGCGTGCCCAGCTGGATGCTGTGGTGCTGGAAGTAGGGCTGGGCGGTCGACTGGATGCGGTCAATCTGGTGGATGCCGATATGGCGCTGGTTACCAGCATTGGCGTGGATCACGTTGAATATCTAGGCAATACCCGCGAATCGGTGGCCTATGAAAAGGCCGGGATTTTCCGTGCGGGCAAACCTGCCCTGTGCGGCGATACGAATCCGCCCCACACATTGCTCGACAAGGCCAGCGAGCTGGGTTGCCCGCTGTTCGTGCGGGGGCGTGACTTTGACCTGGCCAGTGCGGAGCAGGTCTGGCACTGGCGCGGCCTTGATGCCAAAGGGCAAGCTGTAGATTTGCGCGACATCCCGTTGCTGGATCTGCCCATGGAAAACGCCGCCCTGGCGGTACAGGCGTATGCATTGACTGAACTGCCCTGGCAGCCGGCGCGTATCATCAGTGCGTTGACCGGTACCCGGGTTGCGGGGCGTCTGGATCGTCGCCAGTTCAACTGGCAGGGCAAAACCCTGAACCTGCTGCTGGATGTGGGGCACAACCCCCATGCCGCCGAGTACCTGGTGCGGCGTCTTGCCCAGCGCCCGGTGGTCGGCAAGCGCCTGGCGGTGTTCGGCCTGCTGGTGGACAAGGACCTGGATGGCGTAGTGTCACCGCTGGCGTCGTCGGTCGAGCATTGGGCAGTTGCGCCGTTGAACACTGGGCGTACGCGGCCGGTGGCCGAGGTTCAGGCCGCGCTGCAAGGCCTGCAAGCGTCGGTTTCGGCCCACGACAGTGTGGCTGCGGCGCTGGAGGCTCAGTGCGAACGGGCCACCCCGGAAGACGAAATCGTATTGTTCGGATCATTTTACTGTGTCGCCGAAGCGCTCGAGTGGTTGCAGCGGCGTGCCATGGAGGAAGCTGCAAATGGCTTTGCTGGATAAGGTATT
This genomic stretch from Pseudomonas deceptionensis harbors:
- the asd gene encoding aspartate-semialdehyde dehydrogenase; its protein translation is MKRVGLVGWRGMVGSVLMQRMLEEQDFDLIEPVFFTTSNVGGQGPSVGKDIAPLKDAYNIEELKTLDVILTCQGGDYTTEVFPKLREAGWQGYWIDAASSLRMQDDAVIVLDPVNRRVIDQQLDAGTKNYIGGNCTVSLMLMGLGGLFEAGLVEWMSAMTYQAASGAGAQNMRELIKQMGATHAAVADQLADPASAILDIDRRVAEAMRSDAYPTENFGVPLAGSLIPWIDKELPNGQSREEWKAQAETNKILGRFKNPVPVDGICVRIGAMRCHSQALTIKLNKDVPIADIEGLISQHNPWVKLVPNQREASIQELSPTRVTGTLNVPVGRLRKLNMGSQFLGAFTVGDQLLWGAAEPLRRMLRILLER
- a CDS encoding aspartate-semialdehyde dehydrogenase, whose product is MNQSFDIAVVGATGTVGETIVQILEERNFPIADLHLLASSESVGHSVPFRGKNVRVREVDEFDFSKVQLAFFAAGPAVTLSFAAKARAAGCMIVDLSGALPSAQAPQVVPEANAQALSGLSQPVQVSSPSPSATALAVALAPLRGLLQIEQLNVTACLAVSTQGREAVAELARQTTALLNLHPLETSFFDRQVAFNALAQVGKPDAQGHVPLEKRLVTELREVLGMPALKMSVTCIQVPVFFGDSFSVSLQLAGPVDLKAVNAALEAGDCIELVEDGDYPTAVGDAVGQDVVYVGRVRHGVDDTSQLNLWLTSDNVRKGAALNAVQLAELLIKDLL
- a CDS encoding FimV/HubP family polar landmark protein, with translation MVQVRKLVLAIAAASALSSGMAQALGLGELTLKSTLNQPLLAEIELLDVKDLTAAQVVPSLAPAQDFSNEGVPRPAFLEDLRFTPVINADGKSVLRVTSSQPLSEPFVKFLVQVMWPNGRLLRDYSVLLDPAKFSPQTAAAAASAPASASAEPGQYTTTARDTLWEIAAKARNGGSVQQTMLAIQALNPDAFINGNINRLKTGQVLRLPDATQSVQLAQAKAVNEVASQNADWRNGRRTVPLAQQLDATGRQPARPPVAKTPTRDGLSLVSGQAGKAAGKGNAGDASQVNDKLAVAQEGLDSTRRENVELQSRMQDLQSQLDKLQRLIDLKNNQLARLEAGSEAPVDPAVAIAAAPGVQPADSPEADIAPALEGVPATAVAPAPVESTAAPSVERKIQDLLGSPLLLGLVGGAAVLMLLLLLLLVRRRKALLASQRHERMARDLEEESGFAMDLDMPPSSFEGLETPSRSVTLEPAPASVVHTVAPVAAPVSLSKPRPAADVQAEAQHLIEQRQLREAEALLRASIDQAPDRCDLRLRLMEVYGELGEREAFVAQERQLVANGKNHTEVEQLKKQYPAMLAGAAGIATAAVATQLQAQFVQEMMRDDREVEPEPETAPPVEAFDHDFDLSLDELEAASPAEVPSQPVLDKPAADSFEAVLEQQAQVQSAHEDVTDFDLDLPADFDLSLADESAPAPAAPDSFSLELDKVNAELQRLSQSMEESSLAQPFADDEPEFDFLSGADETATKLDLAQAYIDMGDDEGARDILTEVMEEGNPQQQAEALEMISRLT
- the truA gene encoding tRNA pseudouridine(38-40) synthase TruA — translated: MAADGFSRIALGVEYKGSRYCGWQRQANGVLTVQETLENALSKVAASPVSLMCAGRTDAGVHACGQVVHFDTRAERSLKAWVMGANINLPHDISVSWAKVMPAHFHARFKAIARRYRYVIYNDQIRPAHLNQEVTWNHRPLDVERMAEAARYLLGVHDFSAFRAGQCQAKSPIKEMHHLRVTRHGQMIVLDIRASAFLHHMVRNIAGVLMTIGTGERPVEWIKEVLESRERRSGGVTAHPYGLYLVQVEYRDEFQLPERYIGPHFLTGFTELDG
- a CDS encoding phosphoribosylanthranilate isomerase — protein: MSAVRSKICGITCIDDALAAVAAGADAIGFVFYAKSPRAVSAQQARAIIAALPPFVTTVGLFVNAGACELNETLDAVPLDLLQFHGDETPEQCEGYHRPYIKALRVKAGDDIAGACKAYAGASGILLDAYVEGVPGGTGQAFDWSLIPQGLSKPIILAGGLTPGNVADAIAQVRPYAVDVSGGVEKSKGIKDHDRIRAFMRAVRATN
- the accD gene encoding acetyl-CoA carboxylase, carboxyltransferase subunit beta; its protein translation is MSNWLVDKLIPSIMRSEVKKSSVPEGLWHKCPSCDAVLYRPELEKTLDVCPKCNHHMRIGARARIDIFLDADGRAELGADLEPVDRLKFRDSKKYKDRLVGAQKQTGEKDALISMSGTLLGMPVVVSAFEFSFMGGSMGAIVGERFVRAANYALENRCPMICFAASGGARMQEALISLMQMAKTSAVLARLREEGIPFISVLTDPVYGGVSASLAMLGDVIVAEPKALIGFAGPRVIEQTVREKLPEGFQRSEFLLEHGAIDLIVARQELRPRLGSLLAQMMGLPKPEYVAPPVVAIVVPPVPANI
- the folC gene encoding bifunctional tetrahydrofolate synthase/dihydrofolate synthase, translated to MTQRTLGEWLAYLEQLHPSAIDMGLDRAREVTNRMGLQKPAPRVVTVTGTNGKGSTCAFVAALLQAQGLKVGVYNSPHLLRYNERVQIDGVEVSDEQLCEAFVALEAGRGETSLTYFEMGTLAAFWLFERAQLDAVVLEVGLGGRLDAVNLVDADMALVTSIGVDHVEYLGNTRESVAYEKAGIFRAGKPALCGDTNPPHTLLDKASELGCPLFVRGRDFDLASAEQVWHWRGLDAKGQAVDLRDIPLLDLPMENAALAVQAYALTELPWQPARIISALTGTRVAGRLDRRQFNWQGKTLNLLLDVGHNPHAAEYLVRRLAQRPVVGKRLAVFGLLVDKDLDGVVSPLASSVEHWAVAPLNTGRTRPVAEVQAALQGLQASVSAHDSVAAALEAQCERATPEDEIVLFGSFYCVAEALEWLQRRAMEEAANGFAG